Proteins encoded together in one Staphylococcus aureus window:
- a CDS encoding acyl-CoA thioesterase has product MTNQDRPMKSMSESKCYKNRQVFPQDTNHHHTMFGGTLMANIDEIAAITAMKHAGAQVVTASTDSVDFLKPIKTGDILQYVAMVSYAGTSSMEVVVQIRIDDVFNNKHDLAALSYLTFVALDDEGKPKHVPGVYPEDDVEKWFYDTAPQRVERRKARRIESKQTIEYLAQVQHIRD; this is encoded by the coding sequence ATGACAAATCAGGACAGACCAATGAAATCTATGTCAGAATCAAAATGTTATAAAAATAGACAAGTTTTCCCTCAAGATACGAATCACCATCATACAATGTTTGGTGGTACATTGATGGCTAATATTGATGAAATTGCAGCAATCACAGCTATGAAACATGCTGGTGCGCAAGTAGTTACCGCATCTACAGACTCAGTAGATTTCTTAAAGCCGATTAAAACAGGGGACATATTACAATACGTAGCGATGGTTTCATACGCTGGGACTAGTTCAATGGAAGTGGTCGTTCAAATTAGAATTGACGATGTATTTAATAACAAGCATGATTTAGCTGCATTAAGTTACTTAACATTTGTTGCGTTAGATGATGAAGGCAAACCTAAACATGTACCTGGTGTATATCCAGAAGATGATGTTGAAAAATGGTTTTATGATACAGCACCACAACGTGTTGAACGAAGAAAAGCACGTCGCATTGAAAGTAAACAAACAATTGAATATTTAGCTCAAGTGCAACATATTAGAGACTAA